A single window of Candidatus Bathyarchaeota archaeon DNA harbors:
- a CDS encoding PadR family transcriptional regulator: protein MFGHHHHEHKVFPARHWIRHTAAIPKGFLRYFVLKLLSQKPMSGAEIIEEVGKRTCGEWKPSPGSIYPLLAWLQDHGVIQEVPTEEAGVKRYKLTEKGQKILEKETAIKKELKAKLKFLMPPLIFGLLWAAPHEYEEAVELQEAERKFISALFEFIENLEAKFSKEALNDVKKILDEASQKIEEINKKLKEGVRA, encoded by the coding sequence ATGTTTGGGCATCACCACCACGAACACAAAGTGTTCCCAGCAAGACACTGGATAAGGCATACAGCAGCTATTCCAAAGGGGTTCTTACGCTACTTTGTATTGAAGCTTTTAAGTCAAAAGCCGATGTCTGGGGCAGAAATAATTGAGGAAGTTGGAAAAAGAACTTGTGGGGAATGGAAGCCCAGCCCAGGCTCAATTTATCCTCTGCTTGCATGGCTACAAGACCACGGAGTCATACAGGAAGTACCAACAGAAGAAGCCGGCGTAAAACGCTACAAACTCACAGAAAAAGGTCAAAAAATCCTCGAAAAAGAAACTGCAATTAAAAAGGAGTTGAAAGCCAAGCTAAAGTTCTTAATGCCGCCACTAATCTTTGGGTTACTTTGGGCTGCTCCGCATGAATATGAGGAAGCAGTAGAGCTCCAAGAAGCCGAAAGAAAATTCATTTCAGCTCTTTTCGAGTTTATTGAAAATTTAGAGGCTAAATTTTCAAAGGAAGCATTGAACGACGTTAAGAAGATTTTAGATGAGGCTTCGCAGAAGATTGAGGAGATAAATAAGAAGTTAAAAGAAGGTGTAAGAGCTTGA